The following proteins are encoded in a genomic region of Alphaproteobacteria bacterium:
- a CDS encoding ClpXP protease specificity-enhancing factor SspB: MTEDLLRYDKMVEKALRDVVRQALIGAAQDGLPGEHHFYISFSTQYPGVKIPDYLFKQYPDEMTIVLQYQFSDLKIEEEHFSVFLSFNNVREKLTIPFQAITTFADPSVNFALQFQSIGSDDDDDGEETPDDGSEAEGGEKPAKDEKRGEVISLDMFRKKP, from the coding sequence ATGACCGAAGATTTGCTGCGTTACGATAAAATGGTGGAGAAGGCGCTGCGCGATGTCGTGCGCCAAGCTCTTATAGGAGCCGCGCAGGACGGCCTGCCCGGCGAGCATCATTTTTATATCAGTTTCTCGACGCAATATCCCGGCGTCAAGATTCCGGACTATCTGTTCAAGCAATATCCGGACGAAATGACCATCGTCCTGCAATACCAGTTTTCCGACCTGAAGATCGAGGAAGAGCATTTCAGCGTCTTCCTGAGCTTCAATAACGTGCGCGAGAAACTGACGATCCCGTTCCAGGCCATCACCACATTCGCCGACCCTTCGGTCAATTTCGCGCTGCAATTCCAAAGCATCGGCAGCGATGACGACGATGACGGCGAAGAAACGCCCGACGACGGTTCCGAGGCCGAAGGCGGAGAGAAACCCGCCAAGGACGAAAAGCGCGGCGAGGTCATCAGCCTGGATATGTTCCGGAAGAAGCCGTAA
- a CDS encoding sigma-70 family RNA polymerase sigma factor → MNSLSIGGQIAMMQPEAPDAGQSEPADLMRRIAGGDRDAYTILVRRHAVQMLSLARHMLGATGEAEEIVQDICLRLWRQPEIWRPDRGAFRSWLDRVIVNACLDRIRRRRWHGGEVSEEWPDPAPDAMSVLAAAEEQVAVRQAILQLPERQRAAVLLVEYRGMRQEEAARSMGLSLEALESLLARARRKLKVLLAPVLDKQLDKQKGERDAE, encoded by the coding sequence ATGAATTCTCTAAGCATTGGCGGCCAGATCGCCATGATGCAGCCTGAGGCGCCCGACGCCGGCCAGAGCGAACCTGCCGATTTAATGCGGCGGATCGCGGGCGGCGACCGTGACGCCTATACGATTTTGGTGCGCCGCCATGCGGTGCAAATGCTTTCTTTGGCCCGGCACATGCTCGGCGCGACGGGTGAGGCGGAGGAGATCGTTCAGGATATATGCCTGCGTCTTTGGCGGCAGCCCGAGATATGGCGGCCTGATCGTGGGGCTTTCAGGTCCTGGTTGGATCGTGTAATAGTCAATGCCTGTCTCGACCGCATCCGGCGGCGGCGCTGGCACGGCGGGGAAGTCAGCGAGGAATGGCCGGATCCGGCTCCCGACGCGATGTCGGTGCTGGCGGCGGCGGAGGAACAGGTCGCGGTACGCCAGGCGATTTTGCAGTTGCCGGAACGGCAGCGGGCAGCGGTGCTTCTGGTCGAGTATCGCGGCATGAGACAGGAAGAAGCGGCCCGAAGCATGGGGCTCAGTCTGGAAGCACTCGAATCTTTGCTCGCGCGCGCGCGGCGGAAACTTAAGGTCTTATTAGCGCCGGTTTTAGACAAGCAATTAGACAAGCAAAAGGGGGAACGAGATGCGGAATGA
- a CDS encoding COQ9 family protein — protein MTKRKKTARPKKTQSKTASGAKNPNDDKLLLAILSQAAFDGWTMEALRRGAEAAGVEEGRLHLIYPRGVRDAVAGFGEWTDRKMEEAVAGDRYFSGRRIREKVAFAARVRFEAMGPHREAARQLLLWAAMPHHAPDGLKLTYKACDAIWRAAGDASTDFNFYTKRGLLAYVLKTTMLFWLNDESAGRAASWAFLDRRIEEALRLGQAAGHLKDLPRHLGSLRGLAGLAGIFRRAA, from the coding sequence ATGACGAAACGGAAAAAGACGGCGCGGCCTAAAAAGACGCAATCCAAGACGGCGTCCGGCGCGAAAAATCCTAACGACGATAAATTACTGCTCGCCATTCTGTCCCAGGCCGCTTTCGACGGCTGGACGATGGAGGCTCTGCGGCGCGGCGCGGAAGCTGCGGGCGTGGAAGAGGGGCGGCTGCATCTGATCTATCCGCGCGGCGTGCGCGACGCCGTCGCGGGGTTCGGGGAATGGACGGATCGGAAAATGGAAGAAGCCGTCGCGGGCGACCGTTATTTTTCCGGCAGGCGCATCCGCGAGAAAGTGGCCTTCGCGGCGCGCGTGCGCTTCGAGGCGATGGGGCCGCATCGCGAGGCCGCGCGGCAATTGCTGCTGTGGGCGGCGATGCCGCATCACGCGCCGGACGGGCTGAAGCTGACCTATAAGGCTTGCGACGCGATCTGGCGCGCGGCGGGGGACGCCAGCACGGATTTCAATTTCTACACCAAGCGCGGGCTTTTGGCCTATGTGCTGAAGACCACGATGCTGTTCTGGCTGAATGACGAGAGCGCGGGCCGCGCGGCGAGCTGGGCGTTTCTCGACCGGCGCATCGAGGAGGCGCTGCGGCTCGGCCAGGCGGCGGGACATCTCAAGGATTTGCCGAGGCATCTCGGCTCGCTGCGCGGCCTCGCGGGCCTCGCGGGAATTTTCCGGCGAGCGGCGTAG
- the rpsU gene encoding 30S ribosomal protein S21 → MQVSVRDNNIDQALRALKKKMQREGIFREMKLRRNYEKPSERKVREKAEAQRRQRKVERKRKEREGL, encoded by the coding sequence TTGCAAGTATCAGTCCGCGATAACAACATCGACCAGGCTCTGCGCGCCTTGAAAAAGAAAATGCAGCGCGAAGGCATTTTCCGCGAAATGAAATTACGCCGGAACTACGAGAAGCCGTCCGAAAGGAAGGTGCGTGAGAAAGCCGAGGCCCAGCGCCGCCAGCGCAAGGTCGAGCGTAAGCGCAAAGAACGCGAAGGTTTATAA
- the def gene encoding peptide deformylase — MALRQLIFLGNPVLRAKAAPIAGFDDPKIVALARDMTETMLTSRGVGLAAPQVGEGLRLIVFWLPEERAEPAEEDALPLHILVNPEITPLSAEQELGQEGCLSLPGLRGMVPRFTHIGYRGYDLAGRLIEREAQGFHARVVQHEVDHLDGVMYLDRMRGFDSLAHESEIRKRLLKERQDDETEKDGAA; from the coding sequence ATGGCATTGAGGCAATTGATATTTCTCGGCAATCCGGTCTTGCGCGCCAAGGCCGCGCCCATCGCCGGGTTCGACGACCCGAAAATCGTGGCGCTCGCCCGCGACATGACCGAAACCATGCTGACGAGCCGGGGGGTCGGTCTTGCCGCGCCGCAGGTGGGCGAGGGGCTGCGGCTGATCGTTTTCTGGCTCCCGGAAGAACGCGCCGAGCCTGCGGAGGAAGACGCATTGCCGCTGCATATCCTCGTCAATCCCGAAATCACGCCCTTAAGCGCCGAGCAGGAGCTGGGGCAGGAGGGCTGCCTGTCGCTGCCGGGACTGCGCGGGATGGTGCCGCGCTTTACCCATATCGGCTATCGCGGCTATGATCTTGCCGGGCGGCTTATCGAGCGCGAAGCGCAAGGGTTTCACGCCCGCGTCGTGCAGCATGAAGTCGATCATCTGGACGGCGTCATGTATCTCGACCGGATGCGGGGCTTCGACAGCCTGGCGCATGAAAGCGAAATAAGAAAGCGGTTGCTAAAGGAGCGGCAGGATGACGAAACGGAAAAAGACGGCGCGGCCTAA